Proteins encoded in a region of the Perca fluviatilis chromosome 8, GENO_Pfluv_1.0, whole genome shotgun sequence genome:
- the ptprjb.1 gene encoding receptor-type tyrosine-protein phosphatase eta isoform X4, giving the protein MMKPLLRCSVSLWSILVFSALLKISQAQCPGIKCSSNETETFTTTTTTVTFGSRNNCTLSIINQSISIPENGSTTGLIPGAVYQISSSCLNCCTEATTKPGVVRNLTVTNITTSSIFLTWTKPDGNSSSYRVQWTGGNVTYNDSVTLTQKNITNLTAGVQYNIIVTAVADDGITEGEKASVSQYTKPNVVRNLSVSNITTSSISLTWTKPEGNSSSYRVQWTDGTNNWSDYVTDTDISVTGLTAGVQYNLTVLAVAGDNTTLGDAMTMSLYTKPNVVRNLNVSNITTSSIFLTWTKPEGNSSSYRVQWTDGTNNWSDYVTDTDISVTGLTAGVQYNLTVLAVAGDNTTLGDAKTLSLYTKPNVVRNLSVSNITTSSIFLTWTKPEGNSSSYRVQWTDGTNNWSDYVTDTDISVTGLTAGVQYNLTVLAVAGDNTTLGDAKTLSLYTKPNVVRNLSVTNITTSSIFLTWTKPEGNSSSYRVQWTDGTNNWSDYVTDTNISVTGLTAGVQYNLTVLAVAGDNTTLGDAKTMSLYTKPNVVRNLNVSNITTSSISLTWTKPEGNSSSYRVQWTDGTNNWSDYVTDTNISVTGLTAGVQYNLTVLAVAGDNTTLGEAMTMSLYTKPNVVRNLNVTNITTSSIFLTWTIPEGNSSSYRVQWTGGNVTDNESVTLTQQNITNLTAGVQYNIVVTAVAGDGSTEGQRIAIFQYTRPGKIGELTVSTNTSSISLNWTSPPGAVFTYKVKWHNDVAWMSRYTNSTFAVLSDLIPGTNYIISIVAIAGDNHTEGECSTFSSVTKPEVVRNLTVTNITTSSIFLTWAKPEGNSSSYRVQWTGGNVTDNDSVPLTQKNIINLTAGVQYKITVTAVAGDGSTVGQSTSVSQYTRPEKPVNITITAKGTYYLNISWTLPAGTVDDYVVNISNERHTLYSNITAVTTALFTDLYPGRIFFITVTAVAGNFSEMSDQFAFATDPTPPGSIIFSQRTNSSLSLKWATPALMEYAPNISYYITYQPANGTVHNISSLVNSTALNWLLSGTSYNITVQTVGPMNLWSTVVYNSTYTLPNPVLNLVASPSSTTSVKVTWSYPQGAQMYYKYLVQTYSTAGPVFNTPVSINNTNVPNLEPGTGYNISVTTIAATGSESTVENTFSYTMPKAVTNLTVANVNTMAIQLTWLRQSDHKPSYTYLVMALQNATVVQNDTTETETYTFFNLTPGTFYSFEVFTVVEGVMSAVENTSSYTKPAAVTNIIAIGSTTTMLVSWTPAFGQVDSYTVYLFRGSVQLVKNSMNPSNTTVTLQGLTPGVVYCTVVVTKSGPFENNNSVCNATFPNPPGPIMVTSQTVESINFTWPFPNGMDSHQYNFSVSSINGSLISGNNWFLLDNLQSGSLYRISVVTEGVLNYRSTAVTTENYTRPYPVTNLTTTNITTNAVTLVWDQPESKPNYLYLVQTTNSYIFPSVVDSKKITISGLLSGSNYSFTVTTQTPDGTKADPVPVSYFTRPYGIGQLEAETLNTTAVSLNWTKPLEYKPEYTYWVRTIGCGSQNQTVLGEVAVISELPPGTNCTFCVFVRAANGIKGEANCTSQYTKPEAVQPRISSQGSSSSILVSWTTPPGKVERYMVSLNSSSFSLNSTSTSFLFGNLSAGRLYTAMVTTYSGPFSASSGFITNATFPNPPGPIEILSQTTSSIDVRWKEAPLMDGASFYYQLTKLPAQGGENITTSNTSYTSYTFGSLLSGTPYNFSVATVGAMGFQSESVQIYMVTTRPFCVKILTTSTKEESITVMWNEPDEYKESYRYHLTWRGSDGTISNITIKEIYYTVNNLVPGSSYDFNVTTVTSDGTESAPRRISICTNASPVTNLTCLGPNTTNAEILLSWTKPNGQNLGFQVTGNNIVNNVIKTCCNYTVSNLRHYTGYNLTVVTQSCGLPSTPRSLLCITGITNPLIPVNYKSLVVVTSTAYNKFTLQIDPNLLDSTSGPITQVGVLVTNNFSGNSSDSLAYVGATYDQWKARKTLGYMATVSNRIQAIQTRSVESYLIIEVGDESTWNGYTNGALDATGHYQFAIVLFTKLTLDQNNLVNVQLSLLSPTKFYNTITLPQNPAVVTGIAVGATLGIFCILFIILIVFIIHWKRISTKESPDIQIHSMRAKVSVAVRVEDYEAYYKKQKADSNCGFAEEFEDLKLVGTAQSKTHALMLENKPKNRYNNVLPYDSSRVKLSIIHGSPYDDYINANYMPGYDSRKEYIAAQGPLPSTVNEFWRMIWEKNVQTLVMLTRCNEQGRVKCEQYWDHGTKHFENITVTTTSVIPLEDWTIRDFNIKNVKTAETRSVRHFHFTAWPDHGVPQTTELLISFRHLVREHMDQYSRHSPTVVHCSAGVGRTGTFIAIDRLIFQIERENIVDVYGIVHDQRMHRPLMVQTEDQYVFLNQCAMDIIRSRTGTNVDLIYQNTAALSIYENIEPKKKGYPNA; this is encoded by the exons ATCTCCCAAGCACAATGTCCCG GTATTAAATGTAGCAGCAATGAAACGGAAACATTTACAACGACGACAACAACAGTCACGTTTGGATCCAGAAACAATTGCACCCTCTCcatcatcaatcaatcaatctcaaTCCCTGAAAATGGTTCGACAACTGGTTTGATTCCTGGAGCAGTCTATCAAATCTCTAGTagttgtttgaactgctgtACAGAGGCCACCACAA agCCTGGAGTGGTCAGGAACCTCACTGTCACTAATATCACAACATCCTCTATATTTCTGACGTGGACTAAACCAGATGGAAACAGCTCCTCCTATAGAGTACAGTGGACCGGTGGAAATGTAACTTACAATGACAGTGTGACTCtaacacagaaaaacattaCTAACCTGACTGCTGGTGTCCAGTACAACATTATTGTTACTGCAGTGGCAGATGATGGCATTACTGAAGGAGAGAAAGCCAGTGTTTCTCAGTACACAA AGCCTAACGTTGTCAGGAACCTCAGTGTCTCTAATATCACAACATCCTCTATATCTCTGACGTGGACTAAACCAGAGGGAAACAGCTCCTCCTATAGAGTACAATGGACAGATGGAACAAATAACTGGAGTGATTATGTTACTGACACGGACATAAGTGTCACTGGGCTGACTGCTGGGGTGCAGTACAATTTGACTGTCCTTGCAGTGGCTGGAGATAACACAACTTTAGGAGACGCAATGACAATGTCACTGTATACAA AGCCTAACGTTGTCAGGAACCTCAATGTCAGTAATATCACAACATCCTCTATATTTCTGACGTGGACTAAACCAGAGGGAAACAGCTCCTCCTATAGAGTACAATGGACAGATGGAACAAATAACTGGAGTGATTATGTTACTGACACGGACATAAGTGTCACTGGGTTGACTGCTGGGGTGCAGTACAATTTGACTGTCCTTGCAGTGGCTGGAGATAACACAACTTTAGGAGACGCAAAGACACTGTCACTGTATACAA AGCCTAACGTTGTCAGGAACCTCAGTGTCAGTAATATCACAACATCCTCTATATTTCTGACGTGGACTAAACCAGAGGGAAACAGCTCCTCCTATAGAGTACAATGGACAGATGGAACAAATAACTGGAGTGATTATGTTACTGACACGGACATAAGTGTCACTGGGTTGACTGCTGGGGTGCAGTACAATTTGACTGTCCTTGCAGTGGCTGGAGATAACACAACTTTAGGAGACGCAAAGACACTGTCACTGTATACAA AGCCTAACGTTGTCAGGAACCTCAGTGTCACTAATATCACAACATCCTCTATATTTCTAACGTGGACTAAACCAGAGGGAAACAGCTCCTCCTATAGAGTACAGTGGACAGATGGAACAAATAACTGGAGTGATTATGTTACTGACACAAACATAAGTGTTACTGGGCTGACTGCTGGGGTGCAGTACAATTTGACGGTCCTTGCAGTGGCTGGAGATAACACAACTTTAGGAGATGCAAAGACAATGTCACTGTATACAA AGCCTAACGTTGTCAGGAACCTCAATGTCTCTAATATCACAACATCCTCTATATCTCTGACGTGGACTAAACCAGAGGGAAACAGCTCCTCCTATAGAGTACAATGGACAGATGGAACAAATAACTGGAGTGATTATGTTACTGACACAAACATAAGTGTCACTGGGTTGACTGCTGGGGTGCAGTACAATTTGACTGTCCTTGCAGTGGCTGGAGATAACACAACTTTAGGAGAGGCAATGACAATGTCACTGTATACAA AGCCTAACGTTGTCAGGAACCTCAATGTCACTAATATCACAACATCCTCTATATTTCTGACGTGGACTATACCAGAGGGAAACAGCTCCTCCTATAGAGTACAGTGGACCGGTGGAAATGTAACTGACAATGAGAGTGTGACTCTAACACAGCAAAACATTACTAACCTGACTGCTGGTGTCCAGTACAACATAGTTGTCACTGCAGTGGCAGGTGATGGCAGTACTGAAGGACAGAGGATAGCAATTTTTCAATACACAA GACCTGGTAAAATTGGGGAACTTACTGTGTCCACAAAcacttcctccatctctctgaaCTGGACCTCACCTCCTGGTGCGGTGTTCACGTACAAGGTGAAGTGGCATAATGATGTAGCGTGGATGAGCAGATACACAAACAGTACCTTTGCCGTACTATCAGACCTGATCCCTGGCACCAACTACATAATCTCAATCGTTGCCATCGCCGGAGACAATCACACAGAAGGAGAATGTAGCACATTCTCCTCAGTCACAA AGCCTGAAGTGGTGAGGAACCTCACTGTCACTAATATCACAACATCCTCTATATTTCTGACGTGGGCTAAACCAGAGGGAAACAGCTCCTCCTATAGAGTACAATGGACCGGTGGAAATGTAACTGACAATGACAGTGTGCCTCtaacacagaaaaacattaTTAACCTGACTGCTGGTGTCCAGTATAAAATTACTGTTACTGCAGTGGCAGGTGATGGCAGTACTGTTGGACAGAGTACATCTGTTTCTCAATACACAA GGCCTGAAAAGCCTGTGAACATCACGATTACAGCAAAAGGAACCTATTACCTGAACATCAGCTGGACTTTGCCTGCAGGGACAGTCGATGACTATGTTGTGAACATTTCAAATGAGAGACATACTTTGTATAGCAATATAACAGCAGTCACTACAGCCCTCTTTACTGATTTATATCCTGGGAGAATCTTTTTTATCACAGTGACCGCTGTTGCTGGAAACTTTAGTGAGATGTCTGACCAGTTTGCATTTGCCACTG ATCCCACACCACCTGGCTCCATCATCTTCAGTCAGAGGACAAACTCTTCGCTCTCTCTGAAGTGGGCGACTCCTGCTTTAATGGAGTATGCTCCAAACATCAGTTACTATATCACCTACCAGCCTGCAAATGGAACAGTACATAATATAAGCTCCTTGGTCAATAGCACAGCGCTGAACTGGCTTTTGTCTGGAACTTCCTACAATATAACTGTACAAACAGTTGGACCCATGAATTTATGGAGCACAGTTGTCTATAATTCTACTTACACTT TACCCAACCCTGTGTTGAACCTTGTAGCCAGCCCTAGTTCCACCACCTCAGTAAAAGTGACCTGGTCATACCCGCAGGGAGCCCAGATGTATTACAAATACTTGGTTCAAACCTACAGTACTGCAGGACCAGTGTTTAACACACCAGTCAGCATTAACAACACTAATGTACCCAACCTGGAGCCGGGAACTGGATACAATATCAGTGTTACGACGATAGCAGCAACAGGAAGTGAATCCACGGTGGAAAACACATTCAGTTACACAA TGCCCAAAGCAGTGACCAACCTCACAGTGGCGAATGTCAACACCATGGCGATCCAGCTGACGTGGCTCAGACAAAGTGATCATAAGCCTTCCTACACCTACCTGGTGATGGCGCTCCAGAACGCCACGGTGGTTCAGAATGATACAACTGAGACTGAGACTTATACCTTCTTCAATCTGACCCCTGGAACATTTTACTCTTTTGAAGTGTTTACAGTTGTAGAAGGCGTTATGTCCGCAGTGGAAAACACATCAAGTTACACAA agCCTGCTGCCGTTACTAACATCATAGCCATAGGAAGCACAACAACCATGTTAGTGAGCTGGACACCAGCATTTGGGCAGGTGGACTCCTACACTGTCTACCTGTTCAGAGGCTCGGTGCAGTTGGTGAAAAACAGCATGAATCCGAGCAACACTACTGTTACGCTTCAGGGCCTGACACCAGGAGTCGTTTACTGTACAGTAGTGGTCACAAAAAGTGGACCTTTTGAGAATAACAACTCTGTTTGCAACGCAACTT TTCCCAACCCTCCTGGACCCATCATGGTGACGTCTCAGACTGTGGAGTCCATCAACTTCACCTGGCCCTTTCCAAATGGCATGGATTCCCATCAGTACAACTTCAGCGTGTCCAGCATTAATGGCTCCTTAATTAGTGGAAACAACTGGTTCCTGCTGGACAACCTCCAGTCTGGAAGCCTCTACAGAATCTCTGTTGTTACTGAAGGCGTGTTGAACTATCGGAGCACTGCAGTGACAACAGAAAACTATACCA GACCATATCCTGTAACCAATCTGACAACGACAAACATCACCACAAATGCAGTGACCTTGGTGTGGGATCAGCCAGAGAGCAAACCTAACTACTTATATTTAGTGCAGACCACCAACAGCTACATTTTTCCATCTGTGGTAGACTCAAAAAAAATAACGATCTCTGGACTTCTCTCTGGGAGCAACtacagcttcaccgtcaccacacAGACACCAGATGGCACTAAGGCAGATCCTGTGCCAGTGTCTTACTTTACAc GTCCATATGGAATTGGACAGTTGGAAGCTGAAACCTTAAACACAACTGCTGTAAGTCTGAATTGGACGAAACCGCTGGAGTACAAGCCTGAATACACCTATTGGGTTAGGACTATAGGCTGTGGGTCCCAAAACCAAACCGTCCTAGGAGAAGTCGCAGTGATCTCAGAGCTTCCCCCTGGGACCAACTGCaccttctgtgtttttgtcagaGCAGCAAATGGCATCAAAGGGGAAGCAAACTGCACCTCCCAGTACACTA AGCCTGAGGCAGTGCAACCCCGTATCTCCAGCCAGGGCTCCAGTAGTTCAATCCTGGTGTCGTGGACCACACCTCCTGGGAAAGTGGAGCGTTATATGGTTTCCCTAAACAGCAGTTCCTTTTCCCTGAACTCCACCAGTACCTCCTTTCTGTTTGGCAACTTGTCTGCTGGAAGGCTTTACACTGCCATGGTAACCACATATAGTGGACCCTTCAGTGCATCATCTGGATTCATTACTAATGCAACCT TCCCTAACCCTCCAGGGCCGATTGAGATCCTGTCGCAGACAACCAGCTCCATTGATGTCAGGTGGAAGGAAGCACCGCTGATGGACGGTGCATCCTTCTACTACCAGTTGACTAAACTACCAGCCCAGGGAGGAGAAAACATCACTACCAGTAACACCAGTTATACCAGTTATACTTTTGGTtccctgctttctggaacgccTTACAACTTCTCTGTTGCAACAGTGGGTGCGATGGGTTTTCAGAGTGAGAGCGTTCAGATCTACATGGTCACTACAA GACCGTTCTGTGTGAAGATTCTTACGACTTCTACAAAAGAGGAGAGCATCACAGTCATGTGGAACGAACCCGACGAATACAAGGAAAGTTATCGTTACCATCTGACCTGGCGAGGCTCAGATGGGACTATTAGTAATATAACAATTAAAGAAATATATTATACCGTCAATAATCTAGTTCCTGGCAGCAGCTATGACTTTAATGTGACCACAGTGACCTCCGATGGAACCGAAAGTGCTCCAAGACGGATTTCCATCTGCACAA ATGCAAGCCCGGTGACAAACCTTACATGTTTAGGGCCAAACACAACAAATGCAGAAATCCTCCTGTCCTGGACCAAACCCAATGGCCAAAATTTGGGCTTCCAGGTCACTGGAAACAACATCGTGAACAACGTAATAAAAACCTGCTGCAACTATACTGTGTCCAACCTTCGTCACTATACTGGATACAATCTGACAGTGGTGACTCAGAGCTGTGGATTACCTAGCACTCCTAGGTCTCTTCTCTGCATAACAGGCATCACAA atccACTCATTCCAGTGAACTATAAGTCACTGGTGGTGGTGACCTCCACGGCATACAACAAGTTCACCCTTCAGATTGACCCCAACCTGCTGGATAGCACCAGTGGGCCAATCACACAAGTTGGGGTGCTGGTGACAAACAACTTTTCTG GTAACTCTTCTGATTCGTTAGCGTACGTGGGGGCAACTTATGATCAGTGGAAGGCACGGAAAACTCTAGGATACATGGCAACAGTCAGCAATAGGATACAGGCAATCCAAACGCGCAGCGTAGAGAGCTATCTGATCATAGAAGTTGGAGATGAATCCACATGGAACGGCTACACTAACGGTGCTCTGGACGCTACTGGACATTACCA ATTTGCTATTGTGTTGTTCACCAAACTGACTCTCGACCAAAACAACCTTGTGAATGTTCAACTGTCACTGCTGTCACCAACAAAATTCTACAATACTATTACACTCCCACAGAACCCAG CCGTAGTCACTGGCATTGCTGTTGGAGCAACATTGGGAATTTTTTGCATTCTCTTCATCATCCTCATCGTCTTCATTATCCACTGGAAAAG GATATCCACAAAAGAATCGCCCGACATCCAGATACATTCAATGAG AGCCAAAGT AAGTGTGGCTGTGAGGGTGGAGGACTACGAAGCTTACTACAAGAAGCAGAAAGCAGACTCCAACTGTGGCTTTGCTGAAGAATTTGAA GACCTGAAGCTTGTTGGTACAGCTCAGTCGAAAACGCACGCTCTGATGTTGGAGAACAAGCCCAAGAACCGCTACAACAACGTGCTTCCCT ATGACTCCTCTAGGGTGAAACTCTCTATTATCCATGGGAGTCCATATGATGACTACATCAATGCTAACTACATGCCG ggtTACGACTCCAGGAAGGAGTATATCGCAGCTCAGGGTCCTTTGCCCAGCACAGTCAACGAGTTCTGGAGGATGATCTGGGAGAAGAACGTACAGACTCTGGTCATGCTGACACGCTGTAATGAACAGGGACGA gtaaaATGCGAGCAATACTGGGATCATGGCACCAAGCACTTTGAAAACATCACTGTAACAACAACCTCTGTCATACCACTTGAAGACTGGACCATCAGGGActttaacataaaaaat GTGAAAACAGCAGAGACCCGTTCAGTGCGTCACTTCCACTTCACAGCCTGGCCAGATCACGGTGTACCACAAACCACCGAGCTCCTCATCAGCTTCAGACACTTGGTCAGAGAGCACATGGACCAATACTCCAGACACTCTCCTACTGTGGTCCACTGCAG TGCTGGTGTTGGACGCACAGGCACCTTCATAGCCATTGACCGTTTGATCTTCCAGATCGAAAGGGAAAATATTGTGGACGTGTACGGCATCGTCCACGATCAGCGCATGCACCGGCCCCTCATGGTGCAGACAGAG GACCAGTATGTGTTCTTAAACCAGTGTGCCATGGACATCATCAGATCAAGAACTGGAACCAACGTGGATCTAATCTACCAAAACACCGCTGCACTCTCTATTTACGAGAACatagaaccaaaaaaaaaagggtaccCCAATGCATAG